In Eucalyptus grandis isolate ANBG69807.140 chromosome 4, ASM1654582v1, whole genome shotgun sequence, the following proteins share a genomic window:
- the LOC104441161 gene encoding probable NAD(P)H dehydrogenase (quinone) FQR1-like 1: MAAKVYIVYYSMYGHVEKLAEEIKKGADSVEGVEATLWQVPETLPEEVLGKMGAPPKKSDVPIITANELAEADGIIFGFPTRYGMMAAQFKAFMDSTGGLWGSQKLAGKPAGIFLSTGSQGGGQETTALTAITQLTHHGMIFVPVGYTFGAGMFEMEKVKGGSPYGAGTFAGDGSRLPTELELGLAFHQGKYFADIAKKLKGTA, from the exons TTACTATTCGATGTACGGTCACGTCGAGAAGCTCGCTGAAGAAATCAAGAAAGGAGCCGATTCAGTGGAAGGAGTAGAAGCAACATTATGGCAG GTTCCCGAGACACTGCCTGAGGAGGTTCTGGGCAAGATGGGCGCCCCGCCGAAGAAGAGCGATGTGCCGATAATCACCGCGAATGAGCTCGCGGAGGCCGACGGCATCATCTTCGGCTTCCCGACCCGGTATGGGATGATGGCTGCGCAGTTCAAGGCCTTCATGGACTCGACTGGCGGCCTCTGGGGCTCACAGAAGCTGGCGGGCAAGCCCGCGGGGATCTTCTTGAGCACCGGGTCTCAAGGAGGTGGACAGGAGACCACTGC ATTGACCGCGATCACTCAGCTGACCCACCATGGTATGATCTTCGTCCCTGTCGGGTACACTTTCGGGGCCGGCATGTTCGAGATGGAGAAGGTGAAGGGCGGGAGCCCATACGGTGCCGGGACCTTTGCCGGCGACGGCTCGAGGCTGCCGACGGAGCTCGAGCTCGGGCTTGCGTTCCACCAGGGCAAGTACTTCGCCGACATCGCCAAGAAGCTCAAGGGCACTGCTTGA